The DNA segment AAGCGGAACGCACGGCGTCGGCTCGCGTGCCTTCGGAAACACGGAAGACCGCCCATACCGATACGGCCTTGACCAAAGTCACCAGCAGGGTGCCGACAATCAGCAGCCATGCATTGGCAAGCACCACGTCGAGATTCATCGACATGCCGACGCCCATGAAGAACAGCGCGACCAGCAACCCGCGAAACGCTTCGACATTCGCCTCCAGCTCATGGCGAAAGCTCGATTCGGAGAGCATGACCCCGGCGAGGAAGGCACCCATCGCCATCGACATGCCGACCGACGCCATCAGCGCCCCCGCGCCGAGCACCACCAGCAGGGCGGCGGCCGTCATCACTTCGCGGGCGCCGCTGCGGGCCAGCACCTGGAAGAGCGGGGTCAGCATGTAGCGTCCGGCGAGGATCACGGCACTGACCGCGGCAACGATGATGGCCACATGACTGAGCGCCTGCTCGAAGGTCTGCTCCTCATGCGTGCCCGGCGCGATGAGCGGCATCAGTGCGATCAGCGGCACTACCGCCATATCCTGGAACAGCAGCACCGCGAAAGCCCTCTGCCCGTACGGCATCGACAGCCCGCCCTTCTCCTCGAGGAGCTGGAGAGCGATCGACGTCGCGGACAAGGAGAGGGCGAGGCCGGCCACGAGAGCGGCGCCCCAGTCGAAACTCTGGCCGGCATAGTGGGTCAGTGCCGCGATGGCCGCCCCGGTAAAGAGCAGCTGCGCGAGGCCCATGCCGAAGATCGCCCGCCTCAGGGCAAGCAGGCGCGAGAGCTGAAGTTCAAGACCGATGATGAAGAGCAGCAGCACCACGCCGATTTCCGCGACGGTGATGATACGCTCGGGATCGTGGAAGACACCGATACCCGAAGGCCCTATAGCCACGCCGGCAAGGAGATAGCCAACGATCGGCGAAAGACCGAGACGGCGCGCTACCGGAACGGCCACCACGGCCGTCACCAGAAACACCAACGCGCCTATCAGGAAACCTTGCCCGTCACCATGCATGGACCACCGTGCCTTCGACCCGACGCGTCAAAATACCATTCCAAGCTATAGGAAGGCATCCTGCTTCGGGATGGCAGAACCGTGGTTCTTTCGCGACCGCACGGTTTCTGGTCCAGAACGGATAAGCCCCGCCAGACGGCGCGGGCCTCAAGGCCAGCAAGCACTTCTCCACGGGCCGATAAAACGCGTCAACACCTACGAAATGACGCGCCTGGTCAACCTCGTTCGCCCGTCGGAACAGAGAGCCGCCTCACCCTGCGCGATGACCCGGCTCAATGCCGGCGGCGGGCGAGCGACGTCACGCCCGCAACGCCCGGATCAGTGATGGACGGCCGTGGGCCCCGGCGGGTTAAGCGTCGGCTTCGGTGCGGGAATGGTGTCGCGGCTCACCGGCGGAAGCGTCTTCAGCGCCTCGAAAACGACCGGCGCCAGCCCCTCGCCACCGGTGGCCAGATGGTCCTCCATGCGGGCCCGCATCCGCGGATCCCAGAAGTCCTTGACGTGCTTGGCGACGCCCTTCAGGGCCTTCTCATGACCCTGCGGCTCAAAGAACTTGCCGATCTGGTTCGCCATATAGACGAGCCGTTCCATCGTATTAGCCGACATGGGCGATCAACTCCCTCTCTGCCCCGCCGAACTCTATGCGATGGGGATGCGTGAACACTTCAAATCCGTCGTCGCGGGCAATCGCCGCCAGCGTGATGCCCGCCGCCTCAGCCGTGCGAACGGCGAGAGCGGTGGGCGCCGAAACCGCCACAAGCACAGCAGCGCCGAGCATCGCGGTCTTCTGCACCATTTCAATCGACACCCGACTGGTCAGCAGCACCATGCCCCCAGCCGCATCCTCCCCCGTGCGGGTGAGGTGCCCGACAAGCTTGTCGAGCGCATTGTGCCGGCCAACATCCTCGCGCACCGCCACCAGCCCGTCCGCCGGGTTCCAGAAGGCGGCCGCATGAACGGCTCGCGTCTCATGGTTCAGCCGCTGGGCGGGTGGCAGGGACGCTATGGCCTGGGCAATGTCGGATACCGAGAAACGCCGCCCCTCCGGCACCGCCCTCGCCGGCTTCACCGCCAGTTCAAGACTCTCGACACCGCACAAACCGCAACCCGTGGGCCCCGCAATCTGACGGCGGCGCGCGACCATCTGGCTGGCGCGGGTCTCGTTGAGCCAAAGGCGAACCTCGACCCCCGCGTCAAACTCCAGTGTCTCGATGGAATCGACCTCGGAAAGAGCCCCGATCACGCCTTCGGTCAGGCTGAAGCCATAGCCGAAATCCTCAAGATCCGCGGGAGTCGCCATCATCACGGCATAGGTGGAGCCGTTATGGACGATGGCGACCGGCGTTTCCTCGGGGATCGCACGCTCGCCCGGACGCACCTCACCCGACTTGCAGGCGAGACGCGGAACCCGGACGACCGGCGCAATCATGACAGCCTTCCGCTCACTCCGCCGCAACCGCAATACGGCGGCTCTGGCGGGCAAAGGCGTCATAGTCCTCCTGCCACTCGGACGGACCGTTCGAGCGCGATATCTGCACCGCGGTGACCTTGAACTCCGGGCAATTGGTCGCCCAATCGGAGAAGTCGGTGGTCACCACGTTGGCCTGCGTGCCGGGGTGATGGAACGTGGTGTACACCACACCCGGAGCCACCCGGTCGGTGATCTGCGTGCGCAGCGTCGTCGAACCGGCGCGGCTGTCGATCCGCACCCAGTCGCCGTCGCGCACGCCGCGCTGTTCGGCATCGTGGGGATGGATCTCCAGCACATCTTCCGGGTGCCAGGCCACATTCGCCGTGCGGCGGGTCTGCGCGCCGACATTGTAGTGGCTGAGGATCCGGCCGGTGGTGAGCAGCAGCGGGAAGCGCCCGCCGGTACGCTCGTCGGTCGGCACGTATTCGGTGACGACGAACTTGCCCTTGCCGCGCGCGAACCCGTTGATGTGCATGATCGGCATGCCCTCGGGATTGGCGTCGTTGCAGGGCCACTGCACCGAACCCATCTCATCGAGCTTCTTGAACGACACACCGGCAAAGGTCGGCGTCAGGGCTGCGATCTCGTCCATGATCTGGGACGGATGGGTGTAGTTCCAATCCAACCCGATCGCCTGCGCCAGCATCTGGGTCACTTCCCAGTCGCCATAGCCGTTCTTGGGCGCCATCACCTTGCGCACCAGCTGAATGCGCCGTTCCGCGTTGGTGAAGGTGCCGTCCTTCTCGAGGAAGGTGCAGCCCGGCAGGAAGACATGGGCGTAGTTGGCGGTCTCGTTCAGGAACAGGTCCTGCACGATCACCAGCTCCATCGCCGCCAGGCCGGAGGCCACATGGTGCGTGTCCGGGTCGGACTGCAGAATGTCCTCGCCCTGGATGTAGATCGCCTTGAACGTACCGTCGACGGCCGCATCCAGCATATTCGGAATACGAAGGCCGGGCTCGGCATCCAGCGGACGTCCCCACATCGCCTCGAAAGTGGCGCGGGTGGCATCGTCGGAGATATGGCGATAGCCGGGAAGCTCGTGCGGGAACGAGCCCATGTCGCACGAACCCTGGACGTTGTTCTGACCGCGCAGCGGGTTCACGCCGACGCCGCGACGACCGATATTGCCGGTCGCCATGGCGAGGTTGGCGATGGCCATGACCGTGGTCGAGCCCTGCGAGTGCTCGGTGACGCCAAGGCCGTAATAGATCGCCGCATTGCCACCGGTAGCGTACAGCCGGGCCGCGCCACGGATGAGAGCGGCCGGAACGCCGGACAGCTTCTCGACCTCTTCGGGCGAATGACGCTTGTCAGCCACGAACTCGGCCCAGTCCTGGAACTCGTCCCAGTCGCAGAACTGGCGGACATATTCCTCATTCACCAGGCCTTCGGTGACCACGACATGGGCCAGCGCGGTGACGATGGCGACGTTGGTGCCCGGCTGCAGCGGCAGGTGGTAGTCCGCCTCGATATGCGCCGAACGCACGAGATCGATGCGGCGCGGATCGACCACGATCAGCTTCGCGCCCTCGCGCAGACGCTTCTTCATGCGCGAACCGAACACCGGATGTCCGTCGGTCGGGTTGGCACCGATGATCAGGATGACGTCCGTATCCTCGACCGAATCGAAATCCTGCGTGCCCGCCGAGGTACCAAAGGCCTGGTTGAGGCCGTAGCCGGTCGGCGAATGGCAGACGCGGGCGCAGGTGTCGACATTGTTGGTGCCGAAGCCCGCGCGGATGATCTTCTGGACGAGATAGGCTTCCTCGTTGGTGCAGCGCGAGGAGGTGATGCCGCCGACCGACTTGCGGCCATAGGTGTCCTGAATGCGCTTCAGCTCGGACGCCGTGTGCGCGATGGCCTCTTCCCAGGTGACTTCACGCCACGGGTCGGTGACCTTCTCGCGAATCATCGGGTTCATGATGCGATCCTGGTGGGTCGCATAGCCCCAGGCGAATCGGCCCTTCACGCAGGAATGGCCGCGATTGGCCTTGCCGTCCTTCCACGGCACCATGCGCACGACTTCCTCGCCACGCATCTCCGCCTTGAAGGTACAGCCGACGCCGCAATAGGCACAGGTGGTGACGACCGAATGCTCGGGCGTGCCGATCTCGATCAGACGCTTCTCGGACAGGGTCGCAGTGGGGCAGGCCTGCACGCAGGCGCCGCACGACACACACTCGGAGGTGAGGAAGGCTTCCGACTGGCCCGGCGACACGCGCGAATCGAAGCCGCGGCCGGAGATCGTCAGGGCGAAAGTACCCTGCACCTCTTCACAGGCACGCACGCAGCGATTGCAAACGATGCACTTGGCGGGGTCGTAGGTGAAGTAGGGGTTGGACTCGTCCTTCGGCATGGTGAGCTCGGAGGAGGGAGCGAAATGGTTCGCACCTTCCATTCCGTAGCGCACTTCGCGCAGGCCGACAGCGCCGGCCATGTCCTGCAATTCGCAGTCGCCATTGGCGGCGCAGGTCAGGCAGTCCAGCGGATGGTCGGAAATGTACAGCTCCATCACACCCTTGCGAAGCTGGGCGAGACGGGTGGTCTGGGTGTGCACCTTCATGCCCGGCGCGACCGGGGTGGTGCAGGAGGCAGGCGTGCCGTTGCGGCCTTCGATCTCGACGAGACAGAGACGGCAGGAGCCGAACGCCTCGATCGAGTCGGTGGCGCAGAGCTTGGGGATCTGCGTCCCCATCTCCATCGCGGCGCGCATGATCGATGTGCCTTCGCGCACCGACACTTCCATACCATCGATGGTGAGGGTCACCATCTTCTCCGTCTTGGGAGCGGGCGTACCGTAATCGATCTCATGGACGAGGGACATGAGTTGCGTCCTCCTCATTCGGCGGCTTCGAGGCGCGGCGGAGCGCCGAATTCCTCGGGGAAATGGTTCAGAGCGCTCAGCACCGGATACGGGGTAAACCCGCCAAGGGCGCAAAGAGATCCAAGCTTCATCGTCTGGCAGAGGTCGGTCAGCGTCGCGAGATTGGCCTCGACCCGCTCGCCGGCCATGATGCGGTCCATCAATTCGACGCCCCGCGTCGAGCCGATGCGGCACGGTGTGCACTTGCCGCAGCTCTCCACGGAGCAGAACTCCATGGCGAAGCGCGCCATCTTCGGCATGTCCGCGGTCTCATCGAACACGACGATGCCGCCATGCCCGATCAGCGCATCCTTGGCCGCGAATGCCTCATAGTCGAACGGCAGGTCGAACTGCCAGGTCGGGACATAAGCGCCAAGCGGACCACCGACCTGCGCCGCCTTCACCGGCTTGCCGCTCGCGGTGCCGCCACCGATATCGTTGATGAGCTCGCCCAGCGGGATACCGAAGGCGGTCTCGAACAGGCCGCCATATCTCACATTGCCGGCGATCTGGATCGGCATGGTGCCGCGCGAACGGCCCATGCCGAAATTGGCATACTTCTCGCCGCCATCAGCCAAGATGTGCGGCACAGCGGTCAGCGAGAGCACGTTGTTGATCACGGTCGGCTTCTGGAACAGACCCTTATGGGCAGGCAGCGGCGGCTTGGCGCGCACCGTGCCCCGCTTGCCTTCGAGACTGTCGAGAAGGGCGGTTTCCTCACCGCAGACATAGGCGCCCGCGCCCATGCGCACTTCCATGTCGAAGCTGTACGCGGAACCGGCAATATTGACGCCGAGCATGCCGTGCGCCCGCGCCACTTCAATGGCCTTCTCCATCGCCGCGATGGCGTGGGGATATTCCGAGCGCGTGTAGACGTAACCCTTGGTGGCGCCTACCGCGATGCCGGCAATGGTCATGCCCTCGATCAGTTCGAAGGGGTCGCCTTCCATGATCATGCGGTCGGCGAAGGTGCCGCTGTCGCCTTCGTCGGCATTGCAGACGATGTATTTGCGGTCGCCCTGGGCGTCCGCGACCGTCTTCCACTTGATTGCGGTCGGAAAGCCCGCGCCGCCGCGTCCGCGAAGGCCGGATTTCTTCACTTCCTCGATGATCTCGGCCGGTCCGAGCGCCAGCGCGCGCTCAAGACCCTTGTAGCCGCCCATAGCGACATAATCGCTGTAGGAGGCCGGATCGATAATACCGCAGCGCGCGAAGGTCAGACGCGTCTGCTTCGCGAGGAAGGGATGCTCCTCGGGCTTGCCGATCCGCAGCGCATGCGCGCCGCCGGCCAGAAAACCGGCCTCGAACAGCCCCTCGACATCGGCTTCTTCCACCGGGCCATAGGCGATGCGACCCTCTGGGGTCACCACCTCGACCATCGGCTCCAGCCACAGCATGCCGCGCGAGCCATTGCGCACGATCTCGACGGGCTCACGGCGCGCGAGCGCCGCAGCCTGGATCGCCGCAACCACATCATCGGCACCACACGCGATCGCGCAGGCGTCCTTGGGAACATAGATCCGAATGCTCACGACTGAGCCTCCGCGATAAGAGTATCCAGGCGGCGCTCGTTCAGCCGGGCCACGATCTTGCCATCCAGCATGGCCGAGGGCGCCGTGGCGCACAGGCCCAGGCAATAGATCGGCTCGACGGTGACCCGCCCGTCCGCCGTGGTCTCGCCGAGCTTGCAGCCCAGCTTGTGTTCGGCATGCTCGGCCAGCGCGTCGCCGCCGGCGGCCTGGCAGGCCTCGGCACGGCAGATCTTGAGCACGTGGCGACCCGCGGGCTCATGCCGGAAATCATGGTAGAACGTCACGACGCCATGAACCTCGGCGCGCGAAATGTTCAGATGCTCGGCCAGCATCGGCACGATGGCATCCGGCACGTGACCGAACGTCTCCTGAATGGCGTGGAGCATGGGCATGAGGGGCCCCTCGAGGTGCGCAAACTCCGCAATAACGGTGCGGGCGCGCTCTTCGCTCCAGGGTTCGTAATGCGGCATTTCTCCCAGGCCTTCTTTTAGAATTTTCCAAAGGTAAGGATCGTATGTCCTTGGAATAAAATCAATTCGGGTGTTCCGTACCTCGATAGAATTCTTCTATCGTCAAGGAGGAAGCGCCGTCTCGGTCGCGTTGCCCACAATGTTCTCTAATTGTTCTTGACGCGCGGCGCTAAGCCCTTAATCATCCGTGGCAATGGCGGTCTGGGACGGGTTGGGGCGAGGGGGGCGACCATGGTCCAGCGAGTGGCGACGGTGGCGTTCGAGGGGGTCGAGACGCGGCCGGTCGATGTTCAGATTCAGGTGAGCCCGGGCCTTCCCGCCTTCAATCTCGTCGGCCTAGCCGACAAAGCGGTCACGGAGGCCAAGGAGAGGGTGCGCGCCGCACTCATCGCCTCCGGCCTTGCGCTGCCGGCCAAGCGGATCACGGTCAATCTGGCTCCTGCCGACCTTCCCAAGGAAGGCAGCCATTATGATCTGCCGATCGCCCTTGGCCTGATGGCCGCAATCGGCGCGATCGCCTCCGATGCGCTCGACGGGTACACCGTGGTGGGCGAACTCGCGCTGGATGGGCGAATTGCGCCCGTCGCCGGCGTTCTACCCGCCGCAATGGGAGCCAATGCGCGCGGTAACGGTCTCATCTGCCCGGCGGCCTGCGGTCCGGAAGCCGCGTGGGCAAGCCCGGACATGCCGGTGCTGGCACCTCTGTCGCTGATCCAGCTGGTCAATCACTTCGCCGGGCGTCAGCTATTGTCCCGCCCCGAGCCGAGGCTCGACCCGGGCAACAGGACGCTCCCGGATCTGTGCGAGGTGAAGGGACAGGAAACGGCGAAGCGGGCGCTGGAGATCGCCGCCGCCGGCCGCCACAACCTGCTTCTCTGCGGCCCTCCGGGCGCCGGCAAGTCGATGATGGCCCAGCGCCTTCCGTCCATCCTGCCCCCGCTCGCCCCGTCCGAGCTTCTTGAAGTCTCGATGATCGCTTCGGTCGCCGGGGCGCTCCAGGGCGGCGCTCTTACCAATCGTCGCCCGTTCCGCGCGCCTCATCACTCGGCGAGCATGGCGGCAATGGTGGGCGGGGGCATGCGCGCGCGGCCCGGCGAGGTTTCGCTCGCCCATAGCGGCGTGCTCTTTCTGGACGAGCTTCCGGAATTCGCCCCGGCGGTGCTGGATTCGCTGCGCCAGCCGCTGGAGACCGGCGAGGCGGTCATCGCCCGGGCCAACCACCGCATCACCTATCCCGCGCGCTTCCAGCTCATCGCCGCGATGAACCCCTGTCGCTGCGGCCGGGCCGGCGAGCCGGGCTATAGCTGCCGGCGGGGACCACGCTGTGCGAACGACTATCAGGAGCGGCTCTCTGGGCCCTTCCTCGACCGGATCGACCTCCATCTCGACGTGCCGGCGGTCTCGGCCGTCGATCTGGTGCGGCCCGAACCCGCGGAGCCGAGTGCCGCCGTGGCGGCGCGGGTGATCGCGGCGCGGCAGGCCCAGCGCGCGCGTTTCCTGGCGCTGGACCGGCCCGATCTCTTCACCAATGCCGAGGCCGGCGGGCCGATCCTTGAGACGGTCGCTTCGCCCGATGTCGCCGGCACGGCCTTGTTGGCCGATGCGGCGCGCCTGATGCGGCTGTCCGCGCGCGGCTATCATCGCGTTCTCAGGGTGGCGCGCACGCTGGCCGACCTCGCCGGCGCCGAATCGGTCGGGCGCCCTCATATTGCCGAAGCGCTTGCCTATCGCTCCGCCGCTGACCGTTCCGCCGCCGCGGCCTGACGCCGGCTCGCCACGCGGGGGGTCAGCAGCGCCTGCTCTCCGCAGCTCCAGCGGCTCCCGGACGTCGGACCTTCAGGGACCGAACTCCGCCACCCGTCGAGCCCTCCGCCTTTGCAGGGCGCAAAATAACGGGGCGGAACTGCAGGCTTGCGGTGCGTGGGACAGCGGCGGGTCGAATCGCTGCAGAAACGATCCTTCGCCATCGCTCGTCCCGTGCCGCCGCCCCTCGCTGGGCCCCGGCGCATTGGCCTATCTCACGGAAATGGCCACTGGGTGTCGCGTGCCGATCGAGGAGCATCCGGACAATTGATCCGCCATCCGGCTGGTTGGCGATGGCGCCGCAGACGGATCTGTCACATACGCGTCCGACAAATATGATTCCTGTCACAGATCGCTATAGTATGACGAGGGTCAGGGACCGGGTCATGACGCAGATGCTCGCCGACGGGAATGTCGAGAATGCGCCGTCCACCGTCACCACCGCTTTGCGACAGATGTTCAAGGCGGGAGGATTTGCCCCCGCATTGCTGAAATCACTGAGCCCGCCGCATGAGGGGGGCGGCCAGACGCCGCTCCGGCTGGTACCTGCGGCGCTGACCCCCTCGCGCTTCATGCCGGCGCTCCGCTCCTATTCCGGCTTGCGCCACCGCGAGAGCCGTCTCGATCCGGGTCCCGTCACGCTGGGCCGTATCGGCGCGCTCGAGGTGCGGCTCGCCACGACAGCGGCCGATGTGCGCCGGGCCCAGCGCCTGCGCTACGAAGTATTCTATGAAGAGATGTCGGCCATTCCCGCCGCCGCGGCGCGCCTTGCCCGTCGCGACTTCGACCACTTCGACACCATCTGTGATCACCTTCTCGTGCTCGATCACGATGATTGCCGCCTCGTGCGTGGTCGGCGGGTGCCGAGGGTCGTTGGCACCTACCGGCTGCTGCGCCAGGAAATCGCCATGCGCCATGGCGGCTTCTATACGGCCAGCGAGTTCGACATCGCGCCGCTCCTCGCCCGTCACCCGCACCGGCGTTTCCTGGAGCTTGGCCGCTCCTGCGTGCTGCGTCCCTACCGGACGAAGCGCACAGTCGAGCTACTCTGGCATGGCATCTGGGCCTATGTGCGCCGCCACGGCGTCGACGTGATGTTCGGCTGTGCGAGCCTTGAGGGCACGGATACCGCCGTCCTCGCGCGCCCGCTCGCCTTCCTGCACCACTTCGCGCCGGCGGAAGCTGAATGGTCCGCGCAGGCCCTGCCCGGCAACGCCGCCACCCTGGATCTCCTTGAGGCCGACACCATTGACGCCAAGGCGGCCCTCAACGAACTCCCCCCCCTCATCAAGGGTTATCTGCGCCTCGGCGCGCAGATCGGACGTGGCGCGGTCGTTGACCGGCAGTTCGGGACCACGGACGTGCTGATCGTGCTGCCGGTCGAACGCATCCATCCGCGCTATCTCGACCATTTCGGCGTCAACGCCGAGCGTCACGCGGCCTGAGCCAACCCCACCCGCTTCCCGGAACGGTCTCGCACGGCGCGATCTTGCGCACGCTCGTGCCCTCGCCCATATGCTGCTGCAACGGAATGCCCTTCGGGGGTTCCACCCTGCAAAGTCGCTTCAGACGAGGACTTTGGGACCATGTCGCGTATTCCCTCGTTGTCGAGCCCGTTTCTGCTTGGCTTTGACGAGGTCGAGCGGGCGCTCGACCGCGTCATGAAAGGTTCGGACGGCTACCCGCCCTACAATGTCGAGCGGGTGTCGATACCGGACCAGCCGGACAGGCTCCGCATCACTCTTGCCGTCGCCGGGTTCACCCGCGACCAGCTTGATGTGACGCTGGAGGAGAAGGAACTCGTCATCCGGGGCCGGCAATTCGACGAGACCGATCGTATCTATCTTCATCGCGGCATAGCGGCACGCCAGTTCCAGCGCACCTTTGTGCTGGCCGATGGCATGCGCGTGATGGGCGCGGATCTGAAGAACGGTCTCCTCTCGGTTGATCTGGTACGTCCTGAACCGGAACGCGTCGTCCGGCGTATCACCATAGCGACCGACGAATAGATCCCGAAGCCGATCTCGACAGCGAGAGTTCAAGGAGTCGGACCATGACCAACGATCTTGAGATCAACACCGAAGTTCCCGGCGCAGCCCTCGCCGAAGCCCTTTCGCCCGAGGCCTTCGCCAATCTCGGCGGCGGACACATTGCCTATGTGCGCGCGATCGATTCCCAGGCGGCGGCGGAGCTGTTCC comes from the Ancylobacter pratisalsi genome and includes:
- a CDS encoding monovalent cation:proton antiporter-2 (CPA2) family protein, translated to MHGDGQGFLIGALVFLVTAVVAVPVARRLGLSPIVGYLLAGVAIGPSGIGVFHDPERIITVAEIGVVLLLFIIGLELQLSRLLALRRAIFGMGLAQLLFTGAAIAALTHYAGQSFDWGAALVAGLALSLSATSIALQLLEEKGGLSMPYGQRAFAVLLFQDMAVVPLIALMPLIAPGTHEEQTFEQALSHVAIIVAAVSAVILAGRYMLTPLFQVLARSGAREVMTAAALLVVLGAGALMASVGMSMAMGAFLAGVMLSESSFRHELEANVEAFRGLLVALFFMGVGMSMNLDVVLANAWLLIVGTLLVTLVKAVSVWAVFRVSEGTRADAVRSASVLTPAGEFSFVLFPLALGLGIITSRQSDMLAACAGMTMLLGPPIALVGERLARRLEQSAVSTAPDEDFSDAHGSVLLVGFGRFGQIASQCLLARGLEVTIIDNDVEMIQNAGRFGFRIYYGDGTRLEVLRAAGAERARVIAVCVDRRETADRIVDILQANVPGAQLYVRAYDRTHTLALRARGIDFEIRETFESALAFGEATLKASGVDADAARATVTDVRARDLERLMLQQVGGLDAATQSAGVEPEPLITPDRAAHPLNPEAEDALKRETEFSG
- a CDS encoding formate dehydrogenase subunit delta, whose product is MSANTMERLVYMANQIGKFFEPQGHEKALKGVAKHVKDFWDPRMRARMEDHLATGGEGLAPVVFEALKTLPPVSRDTIPAPKPTLNPPGPTAVHH
- the fdhD gene encoding formate dehydrogenase accessory sulfurtransferase FdhD; translation: MIAPVVRVPRLACKSGEVRPGERAIPEETPVAIVHNGSTYAVMMATPADLEDFGYGFSLTEGVIGALSEVDSIETLEFDAGVEVRLWLNETRASQMVARRRQIAGPTGCGLCGVESLELAVKPARAVPEGRRFSVSDIAQAIASLPPAQRLNHETRAVHAAAFWNPADGLVAVREDVGRHNALDKLVGHLTRTGEDAAGGMVLLTSRVSIEMVQKTAMLGAAVLVAVSAPTALAVRTAEAAGITLAAIARDDGFEVFTHPHRIEFGGAERELIAHVG
- the fdhF gene encoding formate dehydrogenase subunit alpha — translated: MSLVHEIDYGTPAPKTEKMVTLTIDGMEVSVREGTSIMRAAMEMGTQIPKLCATDSIEAFGSCRLCLVEIEGRNGTPASCTTPVAPGMKVHTQTTRLAQLRKGVMELYISDHPLDCLTCAANGDCELQDMAGAVGLREVRYGMEGANHFAPSSELTMPKDESNPYFTYDPAKCIVCNRCVRACEEVQGTFALTISGRGFDSRVSPGQSEAFLTSECVSCGACVQACPTATLSEKRLIEIGTPEHSVVTTCAYCGVGCTFKAEMRGEEVVRMVPWKDGKANRGHSCVKGRFAWGYATHQDRIMNPMIREKVTDPWREVTWEEAIAHTASELKRIQDTYGRKSVGGITSSRCTNEEAYLVQKIIRAGFGTNNVDTCARVCHSPTGYGLNQAFGTSAGTQDFDSVEDTDVILIIGANPTDGHPVFGSRMKKRLREGAKLIVVDPRRIDLVRSAHIEADYHLPLQPGTNVAIVTALAHVVVTEGLVNEEYVRQFCDWDEFQDWAEFVADKRHSPEEVEKLSGVPAALIRGAARLYATGGNAAIYYGLGVTEHSQGSTTVMAIANLAMATGNIGRRGVGVNPLRGQNNVQGSCDMGSFPHELPGYRHISDDATRATFEAMWGRPLDAEPGLRIPNMLDAAVDGTFKAIYIQGEDILQSDPDTHHVASGLAAMELVIVQDLFLNETANYAHVFLPGCTFLEKDGTFTNAERRIQLVRKVMAPKNGYGDWEVTQMLAQAIGLDWNYTHPSQIMDEIAALTPTFAGVSFKKLDEMGSVQWPCNDANPEGMPIMHINGFARGKGKFVVTEYVPTDERTGGRFPLLLTTGRILSHYNVGAQTRRTANVAWHPEDVLEIHPHDAEQRGVRDGDWVRIDSRAGSTTLRTQITDRVAPGVVYTTFHHPGTQANVVTTDFSDWATNCPEFKVTAVQISRSNGPSEWQEDYDAFARQSRRIAVAAE
- a CDS encoding formate dehydrogenase beta subunit → MSIRIYVPKDACAIACGADDVVAAIQAAALARREPVEIVRNGSRGMLWLEPMVEVVTPEGRIAYGPVEEADVEGLFEAGFLAGGAHALRIGKPEEHPFLAKQTRLTFARCGIIDPASYSDYVAMGGYKGLERALALGPAEIIEEVKKSGLRGRGGAGFPTAIKWKTVADAQGDRKYIVCNADEGDSGTFADRMIMEGDPFELIEGMTIAGIAVGATKGYVYTRSEYPHAIAAMEKAIEVARAHGMLGVNIAGSAYSFDMEVRMGAGAYVCGEETALLDSLEGKRGTVRAKPPLPAHKGLFQKPTVINNVLSLTAVPHILADGGEKYANFGMGRSRGTMPIQIAGNVRYGGLFETAFGIPLGELINDIGGGTASGKPVKAAQVGGPLGAYVPTWQFDLPFDYEAFAAKDALIGHGGIVVFDETADMPKMARFAMEFCSVESCGKCTPCRIGSTRGVELMDRIMAGERVEANLATLTDLCQTMKLGSLCALGGFTPYPVLSALNHFPEEFGAPPRLEAAE
- a CDS encoding formate dehydrogenase subunit gamma, with the translated sequence MPHYEPWSEERARTVIAEFAHLEGPLMPMLHAIQETFGHVPDAIVPMLAEHLNISRAEVHGVVTFYHDFRHEPAGRHVLKICRAEACQAAGGDALAEHAEHKLGCKLGETTADGRVTVEPIYCLGLCATAPSAMLDGKIVARLNERRLDTLIAEAQS
- a CDS encoding YifB family Mg chelatase-like AAA ATPase produces the protein MVQRVATVAFEGVETRPVDVQIQVSPGLPAFNLVGLADKAVTEAKERVRAALIASGLALPAKRITVNLAPADLPKEGSHYDLPIALGLMAAIGAIASDALDGYTVVGELALDGRIAPVAGVLPAAMGANARGNGLICPAACGPEAAWASPDMPVLAPLSLIQLVNHFAGRQLLSRPEPRLDPGNRTLPDLCEVKGQETAKRALEIAAAGRHNLLLCGPPGAGKSMMAQRLPSILPPLAPSELLEVSMIASVAGALQGGALTNRRPFRAPHHSASMAAMVGGGMRARPGEVSLAHSGVLFLDELPEFAPAVLDSLRQPLETGEAVIARANHRITYPARFQLIAAMNPCRCGRAGEPGYSCRRGPRCANDYQERLSGPFLDRIDLHLDVPAVSAVDLVRPEPAEPSAAVAARVIAARQAQRARFLALDRPDLFTNAEAGGPILETVASPDVAGTALLADAARLMRLSARGYHRVLRVARTLADLAGAESVGRPHIAEALAYRSAADRSAAAA
- a CDS encoding GNAT family N-acetyltransferase produces the protein MPALRSYSGLRHRESRLDPGPVTLGRIGALEVRLATTAADVRRAQRLRYEVFYEEMSAIPAAAARLARRDFDHFDTICDHLLVLDHDDCRLVRGRRVPRVVGTYRLLRQEIAMRHGGFYTASEFDIAPLLARHPHRRFLELGRSCVLRPYRTKRTVELLWHGIWAYVRRHGVDVMFGCASLEGTDTAVLARPLAFLHHFAPAEAEWSAQALPGNAATLDLLEADTIDAKAALNELPPLIKGYLRLGAQIGRGAVVDRQFGTTDVLIVLPVERIHPRYLDHFGVNAERHAA
- a CDS encoding Hsp20 family protein → MSRIPSLSSPFLLGFDEVERALDRVMKGSDGYPPYNVERVSIPDQPDRLRITLAVAGFTRDQLDVTLEEKELVIRGRQFDETDRIYLHRGIAARQFQRTFVLADGMRVMGADLKNGLLSVDLVRPEPERVVRRITIATDE
- a CDS encoding DUF1150 family protein, with translation MTNDLEINTEVPGAALAEALSPEAFANLGGGHIAYVRAIDSQAAAELFPQARLAPGLKLFTLHAADGTPMMLTDSREAAIANAMQNELVTLSVH